In Nitrospira sp., one genomic interval encodes:
- a CDS encoding P-loop NTPase — translation MARLIAVSIDCRTAASRQTFEEIVSRRRDYLVSKGQCTGAADMLLLELDELRPQQTFAHIRELLNVSPNLEVFLTASRTDPQVLLEAFRVGVKEFLPQPLTRQEVESALTRFEERFACRVSDVHRQSGRVVAVIGARGGVGTSTVATNLAMSVQQMNQQEPVALMDLDLLGGDLGMFLDLRTTQGLKHLSKDISRLDETIVKSTLVSHGSGLQLLPSGYEGFEEMLHMPGSTMRVIGILRAMHRHVLVDCGHVLDPAVKEALDCSDQIIVVTTLSLPAIRRTKRLLEVLRTASYPPGKMGVVVNRYVSDQKEFLGETEDLLGMSIAGLIPNDYGTASEAINHGKPLSIMASRSSIGQWYLRGSESLIGDTSHAGRPDPRNGAEKKPSFLGRCFSTLGLEPGRKPSAV, via the coding sequence ATGGCTCGACTGATTGCAGTGTCGATCGACTGTCGAACTGCCGCGTCGCGGCAAACGTTTGAAGAGATTGTCTCGCGTCGTCGCGACTACCTGGTGTCGAAGGGGCAGTGCACAGGTGCTGCCGACATGCTGCTGCTTGAATTGGACGAACTCCGCCCGCAACAGACATTCGCCCATATTCGTGAATTGTTGAACGTATCGCCGAATCTTGAAGTGTTTCTAACGGCCTCGCGGACCGATCCACAAGTTCTTTTGGAGGCCTTCCGGGTTGGGGTGAAGGAATTCTTGCCACAGCCTTTGACTCGCCAAGAGGTTGAATCGGCACTGACACGCTTTGAGGAGCGCTTCGCCTGTCGAGTGTCCGATGTGCATCGGCAGTCCGGAAGGGTGGTCGCGGTGATCGGTGCGAGAGGGGGCGTAGGTACGAGCACTGTGGCCACAAACCTGGCAATGTCGGTGCAGCAGATGAACCAACAGGAGCCTGTCGCGTTGATGGATCTCGATCTGCTCGGGGGAGATCTCGGTATGTTTTTGGATTTGCGCACGACGCAAGGGCTGAAACATCTCTCAAAAGATATTTCCAGGTTGGATGAGACAATCGTCAAGAGTACGTTGGTCTCGCATGGGTCCGGTCTCCAGCTACTCCCCTCGGGCTATGAAGGCTTTGAGGAAATGCTGCATATGCCTGGCAGCACGATGCGGGTGATCGGTATCTTGCGTGCCATGCATCGACATGTGCTCGTCGATTGCGGACATGTGCTAGATCCGGCGGTCAAGGAGGCATTGGATTGTTCGGATCAGATCATCGTCGTGACCACACTGTCATTGCCCGCCATTCGCCGAACCAAGCGGCTGCTAGAAGTGTTGCGCACAGCGAGCTACCCACCGGGAAAGATGGGGGTGGTAGTTAATCGTTATGTCAGTGACCAGAAGGAGTTCTTGGGTGAGACCGAAGACCTTTTGGGGATGTCAATAGCTGGATTGATCCCGAATGATTATGGGACAGCCAGCGAAGCAATCAACCATGGCAAGCCTCTGAGCATTATGGCATCGCGGTCGTCCATAGGTCAGTGGTATTTGCGAGGGAGTGAGTCTCTCATCGGTGACACCTCGCACGCCGGACGGCCTGATCCTCGAAATGGGGCAGAGAAGAAGCCCTCATTCTTAGGCCGTTGTTTCTCGACCTTGGGCTTGGAACCTGGGCGCAAACCATCCGCTGTCTGA
- a CDS encoding pilus assembly protein — MLSLYANQIMAPLKNSRGAAAVMVAVTLTVLLAMGAAAIDIGHALVARNELQNAADAAALAGARALGIAYEGMTPDQMANYTLTGGDQAAIVAAAQATSALNQAAAVSVSVNAADVQIGLWNSATRTFTPTANQPRSVRVVTHRDGSANGPISTFLANVVGMSSVNVSAAATAELAAIGSTPLGALDLPVAISELFFSQFGCGDSIQLYPSNGTPQSCAGFTTFLQTPSNDMAMRTIINGMIDGSYQVPPTTAGVTHIEFTNGTLSNPTWNALTNLFILRSAGTGYWDALVPVYQGGDCSPSGAIPIVGYANIRITNVQGPPNHLITGNVSCPLFQGGGVGGGPSFGVFTTLPGLVE, encoded by the coding sequence ATGCTCAGCCTGTACGCAAACCAGATCATGGCGCCGCTCAAGAATTCGCGTGGAGCGGCGGCAGTCATGGTAGCGGTTACGCTCACAGTGTTGCTGGCGATGGGAGCTGCCGCTATCGATATTGGTCATGCACTCGTGGCCCGAAACGAGCTTCAAAATGCCGCAGACGCTGCTGCATTGGCTGGTGCCAGGGCGTTGGGCATCGCCTATGAAGGAATGACGCCCGATCAAATGGCGAACTATACGCTGACGGGAGGAGATCAGGCTGCCATTGTGGCTGCGGCTCAGGCGACGAGTGCGTTGAATCAGGCGGCGGCGGTCAGTGTATCTGTGAACGCGGCCGACGTGCAGATCGGGCTATGGAATTCCGCGACGCGGACTTTTACGCCGACGGCCAACCAACCTCGATCTGTCAGAGTCGTCACGCACCGAGACGGCAGCGCGAATGGTCCGATCAGCACGTTCCTGGCCAACGTCGTCGGTATGTCGAGTGTGAATGTGAGTGCAGCCGCAACGGCAGAGTTAGCGGCCATCGGCTCCACCCCGTTGGGTGCGTTGGATCTGCCGGTGGCTATTTCCGAGTTGTTCTTCAGCCAGTTCGGTTGTGGGGACAGTATTCAATTGTATCCCAGCAATGGCACACCACAGTCGTGCGCCGGGTTTACGACATTTCTGCAAACTCCCTCCAATGACATGGCGATGAGAACTATCATCAATGGCATGATCGATGGAAGTTACCAGGTGCCGCCCACGACGGCAGGCGTGACACACATAGAATTTACGAACGGAACATTGAGTAACCCAACGTGGAATGCACTCACTAACCTATTCATTCTTCGGAGTGCCGGAACAGGTTATTGGGACGCCTTGGTGCCGGTGTATCAAGGGGGTGACTGTAGCCCGAGCGGCGCGATTCCGATCGTCGGGTATGCCAATATTCGCATCACGAATGTGCAGGGGCCGCCGAATCATCTGATTACTGGGAATGTCTCGTGTCCCCTCTTCCAGGGGGGGGGAGTGGGGGGAGGTCCGTCGTTCGGGGTCTTCACCACGTTACCTGGTCTGGTTGAATAG
- a CDS encoding pilus assembly protein, translating into MQKLDERGVVAAEFALLLPVLLTILFSIIEFGMIMYGREVVTNASREGARAGIVQVSPKPTSGDITTITTNYLAGTGINVADVTITVSGAGGANPATLTVTATYNYSWLIPYIPTLLGLPSPLPITMATTMRHE; encoded by the coding sequence ATGCAAAAGCTGGATGAGCGTGGCGTAGTGGCAGCGGAATTTGCCCTCCTACTGCCAGTGCTCCTGACAATCCTCTTCAGCATTATCGAATTCGGCATGATCATGTATGGACGTGAGGTCGTGACCAACGCTAGCCGGGAGGGGGCACGCGCGGGGATCGTGCAGGTTTCTCCCAAGCCGACATCAGGCGATATCACGACGATCACGACAAATTACCTGGCCGGGACAGGGATTAACGTGGCAGATGTCACCATTACTGTGTCAGGGGCCGGTGGCGCGAACCCTGCGACGTTGACGGTCACGGCAACCTATAACTATTCCTGGTTGATCCCCTATATCCCCACCCTATTGGGTTTGCCAAGCCCCTTGCCGATCACGATGGCAACGACCATGCGTCATGAATAA
- a CDS encoding type II and III secretion system protein family protein — protein sequence MIQRGTVIAVGLLLGMCGAPTTYAEEPVVATPVGGSMDQREIHKLELTLGKSKVLDLPTAIKRASLANPEVADTVVLSPTQIYVTGKATGVTNLTLWNENDKMMGVYDVVIGPDLTRLKENLHQALPEEKGILVTSSHDHITLSGTASNANNLGRAMSIAEAYAPKKVVNALQVGGVQQVMLEVRVAEMNRELIKRLGVNFSAIGPNEFGVSVLGGLTTLTNFTNPGVGGGAATVTTAVTSAIQGVFGFDTGSISWTGLVDALKEENLIKVLAKPTLVALNGQEAAFLAGGEFPIPVPQAFGLVTVQFKKFGVGLVFTPNIMNSKHISLNVAPEVSELDFQNALRLQGFLVPAITTRRAATTIELADGQSFAIGGLMRDNVRESVKKVPFLGEIPILGALFRSSSFQKNETELVIIVTPHLVKPLDLTAQTLPTDYYVEPNDFEFYLLGFSEKGGFGGKAGQRSPAAEMLSNRVGRAAAMEGQFGHIVP from the coding sequence ATGATACAACGTGGCACGGTCATAGCTGTGGGATTGCTGTTGGGGATGTGTGGGGCGCCGACAACATATGCTGAGGAACCTGTGGTGGCCACTCCAGTGGGCGGTTCGATGGACCAGCGCGAGATTCATAAATTGGAGTTGACGTTAGGCAAGTCCAAGGTACTGGACTTGCCTACGGCAATCAAGCGGGCCTCCCTGGCGAACCCGGAGGTAGCGGACACCGTGGTATTGTCTCCGACTCAGATCTATGTGACGGGCAAGGCAACAGGGGTGACAAACCTGACGCTTTGGAACGAGAACGACAAGATGATGGGTGTCTATGACGTGGTCATTGGTCCAGATTTGACCCGCTTGAAGGAAAACCTTCACCAAGCGTTGCCGGAAGAAAAGGGCATTCTGGTCACCTCTAGCCACGATCACATTACCCTCTCCGGCACGGCCTCGAATGCCAATAACCTGGGTAGGGCCATGAGTATCGCGGAAGCGTATGCCCCTAAAAAGGTCGTAAATGCATTGCAGGTCGGTGGCGTGCAACAGGTCATGCTTGAAGTCCGTGTGGCTGAAATGAATCGAGAGTTGATCAAGCGGCTGGGAGTCAATTTCAGTGCTATCGGTCCGAACGAGTTCGGCGTCTCGGTCCTTGGCGGATTAACGACTCTGACAAACTTCACAAATCCCGGCGTAGGAGGTGGCGCGGCTACCGTCACCACTGCGGTGACCTCGGCGATCCAAGGAGTATTTGGGTTCGATACGGGCAGCATTTCATGGACTGGGCTGGTTGATGCACTCAAGGAAGAAAACCTCATCAAGGTATTGGCGAAGCCCACTCTCGTCGCCTTGAATGGGCAGGAGGCGGCTTTTCTAGCCGGCGGCGAGTTTCCCATTCCTGTTCCTCAGGCCTTTGGATTGGTGACGGTTCAATTCAAGAAATTCGGGGTGGGCTTGGTGTTTACCCCCAACATCATGAATAGCAAGCATATCAGTTTGAATGTGGCGCCAGAGGTTTCGGAGCTGGACTTCCAGAATGCGTTACGCCTGCAAGGATTTCTTGTGCCGGCTATTACGACGAGACGGGCCGCAACCACCATTGAACTGGCGGACGGACAAAGTTTCGCCATCGGTGGGCTGATGCGAGACAATGTTCGTGAGTCGGTGAAGAAGGTTCCCTTCCTGGGTGAAATTCCTATTCTGGGTGCATTGTTCCGCAGCAGTTCGTTTCAGAAAAATGAAACAGAACTCGTGATCATTGTAACCCCGCACCTCGTGAAACCATTGGATCTGACGGCACAGACGCTGCCGACCGATTACTATGTGGAGCCAAACGACTTTGAGTTCTACCTGTTGGGGTTTTCTGAAAAGGGCGGATTTGGTGGCAAGGCTGGGCAGCGATCGCCGGCCGCTGAAATGCTTTCTAACCGCGTGGGACGGGCGGCTGCCATGGAGGGACAATTCGGACACATCGTCCCATAA
- a CDS encoding pilus assembly protein N-terminal domain-containing protein — MKMTNSHNAGAIRFVRMLVIGGLVVAGEVAIAATEGIYQSAKVPDTQQVALVVGKSTVVDMPVAIKRASLADPQIADAIVLSPKQIYVTGKGYGTTNLTLWGKDDQVLAVFDLDVGIDLARLTQQLGELLPDETNLRLKGTHDHVAISGTVSSEARLSQVLAVAEAYAPKRVLNFLKVYPEPIGNPAPDVQTVTVEVIKGTAVNAVKF, encoded by the coding sequence ATGAAGATGACGAATTCGCATAATGCGGGTGCCATTCGGTTCGTAAGGATGCTGGTCATCGGCGGGCTTGTGGTGGCAGGGGAGGTGGCCATAGCAGCGACAGAAGGCATATATCAATCGGCGAAGGTTCCGGATACACAGCAAGTGGCGCTGGTTGTTGGGAAATCGACGGTGGTGGATATGCCTGTGGCGATCAAGCGCGCTTCCTTGGCCGATCCTCAAATTGCCGATGCCATCGTCCTTAGTCCGAAGCAGATCTATGTCACTGGTAAAGGGTATGGCACTACCAATCTGACGTTGTGGGGCAAGGACGACCAGGTGCTCGCGGTGTTCGACTTGGACGTCGGAATCGATCTGGCCCGATTGACGCAACAGCTCGGAGAGCTGTTGCCTGATGAGACTAACCTTCGACTGAAGGGAACACATGACCACGTCGCGATTTCCGGCACGGTATCGAGTGAAGCACGACTTAGTCAAGTATTGGCTGTGGCCGAAGCGTACGCTCCAAAGCGTGTCCTCAACTTTCTGAAGGTATATCCAGAGCCCATCGGCAACCCTGCACCGGACGTGCAGACGGTTACCGTGGAAGTGATTAAAGGGACGGCCGTGAATGCGGTTAAGTTCTGA
- the cpaB gene encoding Flp pilus assembly protein CpaB, which produces MKRYRPLVFFGMAMVLGLITSGLVFTWLQNEKNRLMAAPLPITTNVHVLVANADLSWGTKLTPEMTQLMEFVPGAVPEGHFTSAEVIRDRVLLVDLKRNELVLESKLAPIGTTSGGVAAVTDPHKRAMSVKVDDVIGVAGFIKPGDHVDVMVTIEPPGGKQANSISKMILENVKVLAAGTQMERKGKDEEPKQVQVITVEVDVEEAEKLALASTQGRLRLALRNPLNKEHVLTKGANVGTLLSSFRPKQSAKPKVEDDGSIRIEVIKGDVRKELKF; this is translated from the coding sequence ATGAAGCGGTATCGGCCCTTGGTATTTTTTGGTATGGCGATGGTGCTTGGATTAATCACCAGCGGCTTGGTGTTTACCTGGTTGCAGAACGAAAAAAACCGCTTAATGGCCGCGCCTCTTCCGATAACCACAAATGTTCACGTGCTGGTCGCCAATGCAGATTTGTCGTGGGGCACCAAGCTGACGCCAGAAATGACGCAGTTGATGGAATTTGTACCGGGCGCGGTACCGGAAGGACACTTTACGAGTGCAGAGGTCATTAGGGATCGCGTCCTTTTGGTGGACCTTAAACGAAACGAGTTGGTTCTGGAGTCAAAACTCGCGCCGATTGGCACAACGAGCGGAGGGGTGGCGGCAGTCACTGATCCTCACAAGCGGGCGATGTCGGTGAAGGTTGATGATGTTATCGGGGTGGCCGGGTTCATCAAGCCGGGTGATCATGTCGATGTCATGGTGACCATTGAGCCGCCCGGTGGGAAGCAGGCGAATTCAATTTCAAAGATGATTTTGGAGAATGTGAAGGTGCTGGCCGCGGGAACGCAGATGGAGCGAAAGGGCAAGGACGAAGAGCCCAAGCAGGTGCAGGTCATTACGGTCGAAGTTGATGTGGAAGAAGCTGAAAAGTTGGCGCTTGCTTCGACCCAGGGACGGCTACGGCTGGCTCTGAGGAATCCGCTTAACAAAGAGCATGTACTGACGAAGGGCGCCAATGTCGGGACCCTCTTAAGTTCCTTCCGTCCGAAACAGTCCGCCAAACCGAAAGTCGAAGACGATGGGAGTATTCGAATAGAAGTCATTAAGGGAGATGTCCGAAAGGAACTCAAGTTTTAG
- a CDS encoding prepilin peptidase — protein MMAEIVAAALTGVLVTAMWTDLRSSRIPNSLTFPAMVFALIVHTWFSGGQGLMFSLTGLGAGWALFMVLYVSGSIGAGDVKLMAAVGAFIGPYGAVVSGVLALMVGGVYALGAMYYQWGVVGASRKLVSAMQGAVSVGGKAWTLDLMLPFRLRYGLAIAGGTLLFHLGFRPFGG, from the coding sequence ATGATGGCGGAAATCGTAGCCGCAGCACTTACAGGAGTCCTGGTCACGGCCATGTGGACCGACCTGCGCTCTTCTCGGATCCCGAATTCCTTGACTTTCCCCGCGATGGTATTCGCGCTGATCGTGCATACCTGGTTTAGTGGGGGACAAGGGCTAATGTTCAGCCTGACAGGACTTGGGGCAGGTTGGGCTCTCTTCATGGTCTTGTATGTATCCGGAAGCATCGGGGCGGGTGATGTGAAGCTGATGGCTGCCGTCGGCGCCTTTATCGGCCCGTACGGTGCTGTCGTTTCCGGAGTCCTGGCCCTAATGGTTGGCGGCGTTTATGCCTTGGGAGCCATGTACTACCAGTGGGGAGTTGTCGGTGCGAGCCGAAAACTTGTTTCTGCCATGCAGGGAGCCGTCTCGGTCGGAGGCAAGGCGTGGACATTGGATCTCATGCTTCCCTTCCGCCTGCGGTATGGGCTGGCGATTGCTGGCGGCACCCTACTTTTTCACCTAGGGTTTCGCCCTTTTGGTGGGTAG
- a CDS encoding Flp family type IVb pilin → MMNAIRRFVMEEEGASAAEYALLVGLITVLMAAAVTGLGGAIITALNNATAAIS, encoded by the coding sequence ATGATGAATGCGATTCGTCGGTTTGTGATGGAAGAAGAGGGTGCGTCGGCTGCGGAATATGCGCTCTTAGTTGGATTGATTACGGTATTGATGGCCGCGGCGGTGACGGGTCTTGGCGGCGCCATTATTACCGCACTGAACAACGCGACTGCTGCTATTAGCTAA
- a CDS encoding tetratricopeptide repeat protein yields the protein MFTSKLGKLLIIVGLLAQACVVTSCAGTKEPPTGLIDMTEYRKVVDQQKSEQAMTAGQDSSGQEMTPEEHEHAGDMDMQHRNYPLAGLHYDKALRGDPTRNGVRLKLGHLYLQQGMFEAALAQFQNLRAQDPNSAVAHRGIGYAFLMQHKWRDAEEALTKAIILAPSDWLSQNLLGLTYDQEQRYSEAITAYKAALALNPREPGVLNNLGLAYALNGDHDAAIHAYEQAVATGAASPKLHNNLGIAYAHRGRYAEALSAFKKATDEPHAYNNLGVVLLNMGNTRQAESCFQKAIELNPQFYEKASENLRRARQMLTNAGEQPSAPNILAPTSCP from the coding sequence ATGTTTACTTCAAAGCTAGGCAAGCTTCTGATCATTGTTGGGTTACTCGCACAAGCTTGTGTTGTGACGAGCTGCGCGGGCACAAAGGAACCACCAACTGGGCTCATTGACATGACGGAGTATCGGAAGGTGGTCGACCAGCAGAAGAGCGAACAGGCTATGACGGCAGGGCAAGACTCATCAGGCCAAGAAATGACACCTGAAGAACACGAGCACGCAGGTGACATGGATATGCAACACCGCAATTATCCTCTGGCCGGCCTTCACTACGACAAGGCACTACGGGGAGACCCGACACGAAACGGCGTACGCCTTAAACTTGGACACCTTTATTTGCAGCAAGGCATGTTTGAAGCCGCGCTGGCACAGTTCCAGAATTTACGGGCTCAAGATCCCAATTCGGCCGTAGCTCATCGAGGTATTGGATATGCCTTCCTCATGCAACACAAATGGCGGGATGCCGAGGAAGCCCTCACCAAGGCCATTATCCTGGCCCCCTCCGACTGGCTCTCACAGAACCTACTCGGTCTTACGTATGACCAAGAGCAACGGTACAGCGAAGCCATTACCGCCTATAAAGCCGCATTGGCTTTAAACCCACGCGAACCAGGAGTGCTCAACAACCTCGGACTCGCCTATGCCTTGAATGGCGATCATGATGCCGCGATCCATGCCTACGAGCAGGCAGTGGCAACCGGCGCTGCATCGCCCAAACTGCACAATAATCTGGGCATTGCCTATGCCCATCGCGGGCGGTACGCCGAAGCGCTGAGCGCTTTCAAAAAGGCAACCGATGAGCCTCACGCCTATAACAATCTCGGAGTTGTGCTCTTAAACATGGGGAACACAAGGCAAGCGGAATCCTGCTTCCAAAAGGCGATCGAACTGAACCCTCAGTTCTACGAAAAGGCCAGCGAAAACCTGCGCCGAGCACGGCAAATGCTCACGAATGCGGGCGAACAGCCGTCTGCGCCCAATATCCTAGCCCCCACATCATGCCCATAA
- a CDS encoding sigma-54-dependent Fis family transcriptional regulator translates to MHSWEKTLIGTSKCFLQATGMIPMLSVAKSTVLITGETGTGKELFARAIHYTSERRGNPFVPVNCAALPDHLIESELFGHSKGAFTGASSEKAGLFQAANGGTLFLDEINSLNLTVQSKLLRVLQDQEFRPVGSTRTQRVDVKIVAASNTNLRHLVEQRHFREDLFHRLNVLAVQVPSLRDRKEDILLLATHFLRIHAKEFGRGHLELGASAKATLLGYSWPGNVRELEGVVQRAVVIAAGDVLQAHDFDLPDGGQPEAAGPTMILLAREKVFEESGFQKMKMKVIEEFERTYLCELLSVHHGNVSQAARVAKKERRAFQRLLHKHGLDRREFSAA, encoded by the coding sequence ATGCACAGCTGGGAAAAAACATTAATCGGAACAAGCAAGTGTTTTCTGCAAGCAACTGGCATGATCCCGATGCTGAGCGTAGCCAAATCAACAGTGTTGATAACGGGAGAGACGGGAACAGGGAAAGAACTCTTTGCACGAGCCATCCACTATACGAGTGAACGACGAGGGAATCCGTTCGTTCCCGTCAATTGTGCCGCTCTTCCGGATCATCTGATCGAAAGCGAGCTGTTCGGTCATAGCAAAGGTGCCTTCACCGGTGCATCGAGTGAGAAGGCCGGATTATTCCAAGCGGCCAACGGCGGGACGTTGTTTCTCGATGAAATCAACTCTCTCAACCTGACGGTCCAGAGCAAGCTTCTGAGGGTGTTGCAAGATCAAGAATTTCGGCCAGTGGGCTCGACCAGGACTCAGCGGGTGGACGTGAAAATCGTAGCGGCCAGCAATACGAATTTACGTCACTTGGTTGAACAGCGTCACTTTAGAGAAGACTTATTCCACCGACTGAATGTGCTCGCAGTACAAGTGCCTTCTTTGCGCGACCGGAAAGAGGACATTCTCCTACTGGCAACGCATTTTTTAAGGATTCACGCGAAAGAATTCGGTAGGGGACATCTCGAATTGGGAGCTTCAGCCAAAGCAACACTGCTTGGATACTCTTGGCCGGGAAATGTGAGGGAGTTGGAAGGTGTAGTTCAACGTGCCGTAGTTATAGCCGCGGGGGATGTACTTCAGGCCCATGACTTTGATTTGCCCGATGGCGGACAACCTGAGGCTGCGGGGCCGACCATGATCTTGTTAGCACGAGAAAAGGTTTTTGAGGAGTCCGGCTTTCAGAAGATGAAAATGAAAGTGATCGAAGAATTCGAGCGGACGTATCTGTGTGAGCTGCTGTCGGTACATCATGGGAACGTTTCACAGGCTGCTCGAGTTGCCAAGAAAGAGCGTCGAGCCTTTCAGCGTCTCTTGCATAAGCATGGGTTGGATCGGCGCGAGTTTTCTGCCGCGTAG
- a CDS encoding thioredoxin domain-containing protein: MALALYQLDQQRTQLLLFAVQQLIDSELLQVEAARTGKSIEQLLGIPRSSIDAGHFSPAPTQAHAFDNANALSQRRQALLASLRRQTSVHLSLPRITEPVLAVSTDDDPSVGPASAPVTIVEFSDFQCPFCKQSAQVVKQLLRTYGQRVRFVYRDYPAPNHRHAKHAAEAAQCAAAQGKFWAYHDLLFEYQKPGAGWDFYGLAQEASLDVDVFSRCLDTHQYASEVESDFRDALNLGVMNTPTFFVNGRPLIGARSFNEFQTLIDQALAEPH; encoded by the coding sequence GTGGCACTCGCACTTTACCAGCTTGATCAGCAACGCACACAACTCCTCCTGTTTGCGGTGCAACAACTCATTGATTCAGAACTGTTGCAGGTTGAAGCAGCGCGGACGGGAAAATCCATAGAACAACTGTTAGGTATTCCACGTAGCTCCATCGATGCGGGTCATTTCTCTCCTGCACCCACTCAAGCCCACGCATTCGACAATGCAAACGCGCTATCACAGCGACGGCAAGCCTTGCTGGCATCACTACGACGACAAACTTCGGTCCACCTGAGCCTTCCACGAATCACCGAGCCGGTGTTAGCTGTCTCTACCGATGATGATCCCTCGGTGGGCCCGGCGAGCGCACCGGTGACAATTGTTGAGTTTTCTGACTTTCAATGTCCGTTCTGCAAACAAAGTGCACAGGTAGTGAAGCAACTCCTCCGCACGTATGGACAAAGAGTCCGGTTCGTGTATCGAGATTACCCGGCACCAAATCATAGGCATGCGAAGCATGCTGCCGAGGCAGCTCAATGCGCAGCTGCCCAGGGAAAGTTCTGGGCCTACCATGACCTCCTCTTTGAATACCAAAAACCTGGCGCAGGATGGGACTTCTACGGGCTCGCTCAGGAGGCTTCGCTCGATGTAGATGTCTTTTCTCGTTGCCTAGACACCCATCAATACGCATCTGAAGTGGAGAGTGACTTTCGAGACGCTCTGAATCTGGGCGTCATGAACACGCCCACATTCTTTGTCAACGGGCGTCCTCTTATCGGAGCACGATCATTTAACGAATTCCAGACGCTGATCGACCAAGCTCTTGCGGAACCTCACTGA